The proteins below are encoded in one region of Opitutus sp. ER46:
- a CDS encoding MFS transporter: MSPDPSTNSPGTGAASRFNQINEKIGHYRWTICALVFFATTINYLDRNVLGLLKQTLSDSGVFGEDKANQEVMYANVVTSFQVAYALGMLAAGRFIDKVGTKQGYAASLIGWSLAAIGHAFGHHTWSFGFWRAMLGITESGNFPAANKTMAEWFPKKERAYATGLYNSGANVGAIVAPLCVPWIASHWGWEWAFILTGAVGLLWLAFWYTMYASPADKLKTGHLKQAEYDYIHSDADEQKVEAAPGAQAKISWFKLLTFRQTWAFFFGKFLTDPVWWFYLFWLPAFLGGENARKVKEYMAAHPDYTGASTDIPGIISWPLAVAVVYTVSTFGSILGGWLPKYFINHGMDANKARKLAMFLYALLPLTVLAASRLGQINTWYAVATIAIACSAHQAWSANIFTTVSDMFPKKAVASVTGIGGMAGAAGGILIAQAAGLLLKHFTQLGKVEVGYGILFIVCGSAYITAWILMHLLVPKFRKIEGL; encoded by the coding sequence ATGAGTCCTGACCCGAGTACGAATTCCCCCGGCACCGGCGCCGCGAGCCGGTTCAACCAGATCAATGAAAAGATCGGCCACTACCGGTGGACGATCTGCGCGCTGGTGTTCTTTGCGACCACCATCAACTACCTCGATCGCAATGTGCTCGGGTTGCTGAAGCAGACGCTGTCCGACAGCGGCGTGTTCGGCGAGGACAAGGCCAACCAGGAGGTGATGTACGCCAATGTCGTGACCAGCTTTCAGGTCGCGTACGCGCTCGGCATGCTCGCGGCGGGCCGGTTCATCGACAAGGTCGGGACGAAGCAGGGCTACGCGGCCTCGCTGATCGGCTGGAGCCTCGCGGCGATCGGCCATGCGTTCGGCCACCACACCTGGAGCTTCGGCTTCTGGCGCGCGATGCTCGGCATCACCGAGTCGGGCAATTTCCCGGCGGCGAACAAGACGATGGCCGAATGGTTCCCGAAGAAGGAACGCGCCTATGCCACGGGTCTGTACAACTCGGGTGCGAACGTGGGCGCGATCGTGGCGCCGCTGTGCGTGCCGTGGATTGCCTCTCACTGGGGCTGGGAGTGGGCGTTCATTCTGACCGGTGCGGTGGGCCTGCTCTGGCTGGCTTTCTGGTACACGATGTACGCATCCCCGGCGGACAAGCTGAAGACCGGCCACCTCAAGCAGGCGGAGTACGACTACATTCACAGCGATGCCGATGAACAGAAGGTGGAGGCGGCGCCGGGCGCGCAGGCCAAGATCTCCTGGTTCAAGCTGCTCACCTTCCGCCAGACCTGGGCGTTCTTCTTCGGCAAGTTCCTGACCGATCCGGTCTGGTGGTTCTACCTCTTCTGGCTGCCGGCCTTCCTCGGCGGCGAGAATGCCCGCAAGGTCAAGGAGTACATGGCCGCGCATCCGGATTACACCGGCGCATCGACCGACATCCCCGGCATCATCAGCTGGCCGCTGGCGGTCGCCGTGGTGTACACCGTATCGACCTTCGGCTCGATCCTCGGCGGCTGGCTGCCGAAGTATTTCATCAACCACGGCATGGATGCCAACAAGGCGCGCAAGCTCGCGATGTTCCTCTATGCCCTCCTGCCGCTGACCGTGCTCGCGGCCTCGCGTCTCGGCCAGATCAATACGTGGTATGCCGTCGCGACGATCGCCATCGCGTGCTCCGCGCACCAGGCGTGGTCGGCGAACATCTTCACGACCGTGTCCGACATGTTCCCGAAGAAGGCCGTGGCTTCCGTCACAGGCATCGGCGGCATGGCGGGTGCCGCGGGCGGCATCCTCATCGCCCAGGCCGCGGGTCTGCTGCTGAAACACTTCACCCAGCTCGGCAAGGTCGAGGTCGGCTACGGCATCCTCTTCATCGTGTGCGGCTCGGCCTACATCACCGCCTGGATCCTCATGCACCTCCTGGTGCCGAAGTTCCGGAAGATCGAGGGCCTGTAA
- the uxaC gene encoding glucuronate isomerase: protein MAKTSFIHDDFLLSTKQARELYHRYAENEPIFDYHCHLSQHLIAENHEFADLAELWLGGDHYKWRAMRTNGVDERYATGNASPREKFQAWAETVPHTLRNPLYHWTHLELKRYFGIDELLDGKSAERIWKKANAKLPKLRTQDLLTKSNVAVVCTTDDPADSLETHAQIRKNPGKMKTRVYPAYRPDKALMVGNPAVFNPWVEKLAAAANTTIKSFDDLVTALKKRHDDFHAAGCRLSDHGLENALSEPCTLAQARAVFDAARAGKAAAPDEAARYGSFLMFEFGRWDAARGWTKQLHLGALRNNNARLLGKLGPDTGFDSIGDFPQAVALSRYLNTLDSTNELPRTIIYNLNPADNYMFGTMIGNFQDGTVPGKLQYGSGWWFLDQKEAMEWQINTLSNLGLLSRFVGMLTDSRSFVSYPRHEYFRRVLCNLLGADMARGEIPNDLKLVGGMVKNICFANAREYFRLELDAKYSA, encoded by the coding sequence ATGGCCAAGACCTCCTTCATCCACGACGATTTCCTCCTGAGCACGAAGCAGGCGCGTGAGCTGTACCACCGGTACGCCGAGAACGAGCCGATCTTCGACTATCACTGCCATCTCTCGCAGCACCTGATCGCCGAGAACCATGAGTTCGCGGACCTCGCCGAGCTCTGGCTGGGCGGCGACCACTACAAGTGGCGGGCGATGCGCACCAACGGCGTCGATGAGCGCTACGCCACGGGCAACGCCTCGCCGCGCGAGAAGTTCCAGGCCTGGGCCGAAACCGTCCCGCACACGCTGCGCAACCCGCTGTACCACTGGACGCATCTCGAGCTGAAGCGGTACTTCGGGATCGACGAGCTCCTCGACGGCAAGTCAGCCGAGCGCATCTGGAAGAAGGCCAACGCCAAGCTGCCGAAGCTGCGCACGCAGGACCTCCTCACGAAGTCCAACGTCGCCGTTGTCTGCACGACGGACGACCCGGCGGACTCGCTCGAGACGCACGCGCAGATCCGAAAGAACCCGGGCAAGATGAAGACGCGCGTTTATCCGGCGTATCGCCCGGACAAGGCGCTGATGGTGGGCAATCCCGCGGTGTTTAACCCCTGGGTGGAGAAGCTCGCCGCCGCCGCGAACACGACGATCAAGTCCTTCGACGACTTGGTGACCGCGCTCAAGAAACGGCACGACGATTTTCACGCGGCGGGCTGCCGGCTCTCGGATCACGGGTTGGAGAACGCGTTGTCCGAGCCCTGCACGCTGGCGCAGGCACGGGCGGTGTTCGACGCGGCGCGCGCGGGCAAGGCGGCCGCGCCGGACGAGGCCGCGCGCTACGGCTCGTTCCTGATGTTCGAGTTCGGCCGCTGGGATGCGGCGCGGGGCTGGACGAAGCAGCTGCACCTCGGCGCGCTGCGCAACAACAACGCCCGGCTGCTGGGCAAGCTCGGGCCCGACACCGGCTTCGACTCGATCGGCGACTTCCCGCAGGCGGTCGCGCTCTCGCGCTACCTCAATACGCTCGATTCCACGAACGAGCTGCCGCGCACGATCATCTACAACCTGAATCCGGCCGACAATTACATGTTCGGCACGATGATCGGCAACTTTCAGGACGGCACGGTGCCCGGCAAGCTGCAGTACGGCAGCGGCTGGTGGTTCCTCGACCAGAAGGAGGCGATGGAGTGGCAAATCAACACGCTCTCCAACCTCGGCCTGCTCTCGCGTTTCGTCGGCATGCTGACGGATTCGCGCAGCTTCGTGAGCTATCCGCGCCACGAGTATTTCCGCCGGGTGCTCTGCAACCTGCTCGGCGCCGACATGGCGCGGGGTGAGATCCCGAACGACCTGAAGCTGGTTGGCGGGATGGTGAAGAACATCTGCTTTGCGAATGCCCGCGAGTACTTCCGCCTCGAACTCGACGCGAAGTACTCGGCCTGA